In the genome of Natronorubrum sediminis, one region contains:
- a CDS encoding type I restriction endonuclease subunit R — MGLNELELAEMPAIEIFQSLGYNYGKDLDSERRSTSNVVLRQRLRDQLRIINPKVPDNAIDEAVRELTSTQSPNLLEDNQSVHTQLVDGIQVEFEKDGEQVGRFVEPIDYDDPENNDWLITTQFTVQVGDNPRRRPDLVVFINGLPIGVLEFKNPTDPKATLENAYDQVNSRYRDDISPLFRFNEVIGLTDLNEARIGCLDAGWQWYRPWRYIEEEGDERDDLPEQEVLLRGVFEKERLLDLIENFIVFSEKDGQPVKMLAGYHQFYGVREAAESAKKTQGNELGRIGVYWHTQGSGKSLSMVYFVRKIRRSDDFGNPTFVVVTDRNELDEQITHTFTDAGYNVSWADTITDLRNKLDRQTGGLIFTTIQKFQTQKDERKHPVVNEREDVIVMADEAHRSQTKELGENLRDALPNASFIGFTATPIHDGDNATRMTFGEYVSQYTIDRSEEDGSTVPIYYESRFAKLQFNKEAISESVRELLDSADEELENELVEKWTELRRIIENADDRLNKIAGDIVGHYNDREIEGKAMVVSISRKAAVKYKRYIEQQPDAPEVGVVISEPEEHIDDPTSERKLKRRFKDPDDPLKIIVVCDKWTTGFDCPPLHTLYVDRPMKNHNLLQAIGRVNRVYKDKPGGLVVDYIGIAEDLRQALDKYTSDIQEMAMVDVETAVEVMKQKHHKVSRYLSRVDYEGWQELSELELSRLIHRAESEVIATEEKQEEFMQAVAELKRAFALVTPHNAASEIRSDLLFFEAVRDSLRSLESDSTSRDDELDSAMKKLIAEGITADDVVSVAGFEKWKSEEPIVSDEFLSDVERVEQPELQVKMLEKLLRNEISTRKQQNLAKYESFEEELEETLNEYNNQFLTTEEVIEELRNYAEELQQEDRRKERLGLSAEELAFYDAIATNTEMEIDDGLLQEIAQEVCEMLKENVNIDWTNRKAMRSKLKTRVKGLLRKNGLSHGEYEPLVDPIVHQAEALYGDVSA; from the coding sequence ATGGGGCTCAATGAACTAGAATTGGCGGAAATGCCTGCCATCGAGATATTTCAGAGCCTTGGGTATAATTATGGAAAAGATCTCGATTCTGAGCGTCGCTCTACATCAAATGTAGTTCTTCGTCAACGACTTAGAGATCAGCTCCGTATCATCAATCCGAAAGTCCCAGATAATGCGATAGATGAGGCAGTTCGTGAACTTACAAGTACTCAATCTCCCAATCTTCTTGAAGATAACCAGAGTGTGCATACACAGCTAGTAGATGGGATCCAGGTTGAGTTCGAAAAGGATGGCGAGCAAGTCGGTCGATTTGTTGAACCTATTGATTACGATGATCCTGAAAATAACGACTGGCTCATTACTACTCAATTCACTGTCCAAGTCGGAGATAACCCTCGTCGCCGACCAGATCTAGTTGTCTTCATCAACGGACTGCCTATAGGCGTTCTCGAATTCAAGAACCCGACTGATCCGAAGGCAACGTTGGAAAACGCATATGACCAAGTCAACAGCCGATATCGAGACGATATCTCGCCACTCTTTCGATTCAACGAAGTTATTGGGCTGACAGATTTGAATGAGGCCCGGATTGGCTGCCTTGATGCAGGGTGGCAATGGTACCGTCCTTGGCGATACATCGAAGAAGAAGGCGATGAGCGAGATGACCTGCCTGAACAAGAGGTTCTACTTCGGGGTGTGTTTGAAAAGGAACGACTCCTAGACCTCATTGAGAACTTCATCGTCTTCAGCGAAAAGGACGGCCAACCGGTGAAGATGCTGGCAGGGTACCACCAGTTCTACGGCGTCCGAGAAGCCGCAGAGAGCGCGAAGAAAACCCAAGGAAACGAACTGGGACGAATTGGCGTCTATTGGCACACTCAAGGATCAGGGAAGTCCCTCTCGATGGTTTACTTCGTGCGGAAGATCCGAAGGAGTGATGACTTCGGGAATCCGACGTTCGTCGTCGTCACAGACCGAAACGAGCTAGACGAGCAAATTACGCATACGTTCACCGATGCCGGCTACAACGTGAGCTGGGCTGATACCATCACAGACCTGCGTAACAAACTTGACCGGCAGACAGGCGGACTGATATTCACCACGATACAGAAATTCCAGACCCAAAAAGACGAACGCAAGCATCCTGTCGTCAACGAGCGGGAGGATGTGATCGTGATGGCAGACGAAGCCCATCGATCACAAACGAAAGAGTTGGGAGAGAACCTTCGGGATGCGCTCCCCAATGCCTCCTTCATCGGCTTTACTGCCACGCCGATTCACGATGGTGACAACGCAACCCGAATGACGTTCGGTGAGTACGTCAGCCAGTACACTATCGACCGCTCTGAGGAAGACGGTTCAACGGTCCCGATTTACTACGAATCCCGGTTCGCAAAACTTCAGTTCAATAAGGAAGCGATCAGCGAGTCAGTACGGGAATTACTCGACTCGGCTGACGAAGAACTTGAGAACGAACTTGTTGAGAAGTGGACTGAGCTTCGTCGAATCATCGAGAACGCCGACGACCGTCTCAACAAAATCGCGGGTGACATAGTTGGCCACTACAACGACCGTGAAATCGAGGGGAAGGCGATGGTCGTTTCCATCAGCCGGAAGGCTGCGGTCAAATACAAGCGCTACATCGAACAGCAACCAGATGCTCCGGAAGTTGGCGTGGTCATCTCAGAGCCAGAAGAGCACATCGACGATCCTACGAGTGAAAGGAAGCTCAAACGTCGGTTCAAGGATCCAGACGACCCTCTCAAGATCATCGTTGTCTGCGATAAGTGGACGACTGGCTTCGATTGCCCACCGTTGCATACTCTCTACGTCGATCGTCCGATGAAGAACCACAATCTGCTCCAGGCAATAGGGAGGGTGAACCGGGTCTACAAGGACAAACCTGGAGGGCTCGTGGTGGACTACATCGGCATTGCGGAGGATCTACGCCAAGCACTGGACAAGTACACGTCCGACATCCAGGAGATGGCGATGGTAGATGTCGAAACTGCCGTCGAGGTGATGAAACAGAAGCACCACAAGGTCTCTCGGTACCTCTCGCGGGTCGATTACGAGGGATGGCAGGAACTGAGTGAACTCGAACTGTCCCGACTGATTCACCGTGCTGAAAGCGAGGTTATCGCTACCGAAGAGAAACAAGAAGAGTTCATGCAGGCTGTAGCGGAACTCAAACGCGCCTTCGCATTGGTGACGCCTCATAACGCAGCCAGCGAAATTCGCTCTGATCTGCTCTTCTTCGAGGCAGTCAGAGACAGCCTACGATCCTTGGAGAGTGATAGCACCTCTAGAGACGATGAACTGGACTCGGCGATGAAGAAATTGATCGCAGAGGGTATCACTGCTGACGATGTCGTGTCCGTCGCTGGGTTTGAGAAATGGAAGTCGGAGGAACCGATTGTTAGCGATGAGTTCCTTTCTGACGTCGAGCGTGTCGAGCAACCAGAGCTCCAGGTGAAGATGCTTGAGAAACTGCTCCGGAACGAAATCTCGACTCGGAAACAACAGAATCTCGCAAAGTACGAATCTTTCGAGGAAGAGTTGGAGGAGACCCTCAATGAGTACAATAACCAGTTCCTGACGACTGAAGAAGTGATCGAAGAGTTGCGGAATTACGCTGAGGAACTTCAGCAGGAGGATCGGCGGAAAGAACGGTTAGGACTCTCTGCCGAGGAATTGGCGTTTTACGATGCAATAGCCACTAATACGGAAATGGAAATCGACGACGGACTACTCCAAGAGATCGCTCAGGAGGTGTGCGAGATGCTGAAAGAGAACGTCAATATCGATTGGACCAACCGGAAGGCGATGCGCTCGAAGCTAAAGACGCGGGTCAAAGGCTTACTCCGGAAAAATGGATTGTCTCATGGAGAGTATGAACCCTTGGTGGATCCAATTGTCCATCAAGCTGAAGCACTCTACGGAGACGTTAGCGCATAG
- a CDS encoding restriction endonuclease subunit S, producing the protein MTPQKDISEFNKEPESKHKFSLAPEEIPDGWDIVRIGELKERVSNRVDPQEFPEDKYLSLKHLDKSSTRAKSHGYAEEVSSKKYRFKEGDILFGRLRPYFRKVIKTEFGGVCSTDMDVIRPKEGVDRDFLHYTLFRQDFINIADKTSTGTRMPRADWDVLDDVLVALPPMEEQKRIGEALNNLDSKIDSNKRVISLCNQVSQAIFRNWFIELEPFEEEPRSYRDGIGREIPDEWQVKQMSEVAKVVDCLHSKKPDEQDYGNFYIEVNDIGENGELALDNKYLISAEDYEKWTRRITAKPGDVIISKDGRVGAVAQIPEGVEGAIGRNLVCIRPDKEQLSPPLLREYMLSPLMKAEIGRKTLSRSIFETLHVSEIEDLRVILPPKEVRQAFDNLVRPLHEQINHNIKESITLEQVRNTLLPELLSGHVRIDPDNN; encoded by the coding sequence TTGACCCCTCAAAAAGATATCTCGGAGTTTAATAAGGAACCCGAGAGCAAGCATAAATTTAGTCTGGCTCCTGAGGAAATTCCAGACGGATGGGACATCGTTCGAATAGGCGAATTAAAAGAGAGAGTTAGTAATCGAGTTGATCCTCAGGAATTTCCGGAGGACAAGTACCTAAGTTTGAAACACCTAGACAAATCCTCAACAAGGGCGAAAAGTCATGGTTACGCAGAAGAGGTTTCAAGTAAAAAATACAGATTCAAAGAAGGAGATATCTTATTTGGCCGTTTGCGCCCATATTTTAGGAAAGTAATCAAGACGGAATTTGGTGGTGTATGTTCCACTGATATGGATGTGATACGTCCCAAGGAGGGCGTAGATAGAGACTTTCTTCACTATACGCTGTTTCGACAAGACTTCATCAATATAGCGGATAAGACCTCAACAGGAACTCGAATGCCCCGTGCAGACTGGGATGTGCTTGATGATGTACTCGTTGCTCTCCCACCGATGGAGGAGCAGAAGAGGATCGGGGAAGCGCTCAATAACCTAGATTCCAAAATTGATTCAAACAAGCGAGTGATAAGTCTCTGCAATCAGGTTTCCCAAGCAATATTTCGAAATTGGTTTATTGAGTTAGAGCCTTTCGAAGAAGAACCTCGTTCATACCGAGATGGGATTGGTAGAGAAATACCGGACGAATGGCAGGTAAAACAAATGTCAGAAGTTGCAAAGGTAGTAGACTGCTTGCATTCAAAGAAACCTGATGAGCAAGATTACGGGAATTTCTACATTGAAGTGAATGACATTGGCGAAAACGGCGAGTTAGCTTTGGATAACAAATACCTCATTTCCGCAGAAGATTATGAAAAGTGGACAAGACGAATAACAGCGAAGCCAGGTGATGTAATTATATCGAAAGACGGGCGTGTCGGAGCAGTAGCTCAAATTCCAGAGGGAGTGGAGGGTGCAATCGGAAGGAACTTAGTTTGTATTCGTCCAGATAAAGAACAATTATCGCCTCCTCTTCTAAGAGAATATATGTTGTCTCCATTGATGAAGGCAGAAATCGGGAGAAAAACATTGTCTCGATCAATCTTCGAGACATTGCATGTGAGCGAAATAGAAGACCTGCGTGTGATCCTTCCTCCCAAGGAAGTTAGGCAGGCGTTTGACAACCTTGTACGCCCCTTACATGAACAAATCAATCATAATATAAAAGAGTCGATAACCTTGGAACAGGTGCGGAATACTCTCCTTCCAGAGTTATTATCTGGACACGTCCGTATTGACCCTGACAATAATTAA
- a CDS encoding type I restriction-modification system subunit M, whose product MSINGDNGDFEKSLWQSAEGLRGPVESAEYKHIVLGLLFLKYMSDAFEQRRVELRELTNDEDSMYYCGDDDEERQFILEDKDAYHGENVFYVPEEARWEQLIDNATDPDIGAQIDDAMRAIENENPDRLDGMLPKRYSRIPQDTLEGLLNEFAELDLGNRKDTQDEDVFGRVYEYFIKEFARKEGHRGGEFYTPKHVVELLVEILEPFEGRIFDPFCGSGGMFVQSHKFLERKGGDESQVSIFGQEVNDATWRICKMNLYLRGIDGNIQLGDSIRNDRFPNLRADKVITNPPFNMSEWGKETVSDDDSRFKYGLPPANNANFAFIQHMIHHLDDDGMAGTVMANGSMSVQGTEGEIRQQIIEDDLVDAIIALPEKLFYTTQIPVCLWVISKGKDSDQYRNRSEETLFIDAHDLYESLDRTTNHLNTDHIHKVADTVRAYRGEDGVSEYEDELGFCKIATVDEIADNNYLLTPGRYVGVEQEIGDEVPFDVKMGELSSELREEIQRSNELQQGIEETLEEVGF is encoded by the coding sequence GTGAGTATTAACGGCGACAACGGCGATTTCGAGAAGAGTCTGTGGCAATCTGCGGAGGGACTTCGCGGGCCTGTTGAGTCAGCAGAATACAAGCACATCGTGCTCGGCCTCCTCTTTCTTAAGTACATGTCTGACGCGTTCGAACAGCGCCGGGTTGAGCTTCGTGAACTGACGAACGACGAAGATTCGATGTACTACTGTGGGGATGACGACGAAGAGCGTCAGTTCATTCTGGAGGACAAGGACGCGTACCACGGTGAGAACGTGTTCTATGTTCCTGAGGAGGCGCGATGGGAGCAACTCATTGACAACGCAACAGACCCTGACATCGGGGCACAGATCGACGATGCGATGAGGGCTATCGAAAACGAGAACCCTGACCGTCTCGATGGAATGCTGCCGAAACGATATTCGCGGATTCCTCAGGATACACTGGAAGGACTGCTTAACGAATTCGCAGAACTCGACCTCGGCAACCGAAAAGACACTCAAGACGAGGACGTCTTCGGTCGCGTCTACGAATACTTCATCAAGGAATTTGCCCGGAAAGAAGGCCATCGTGGTGGAGAGTTCTATACGCCGAAACACGTTGTCGAACTACTGGTGGAGATCTTGGAACCCTTTGAGGGACGCATCTTTGACCCGTTCTGTGGTTCAGGCGGGATGTTTGTTCAGAGTCACAAATTCCTTGAGCGAAAGGGAGGAGACGAAAGCCAGGTATCCATCTTTGGGCAGGAGGTCAACGATGCTACTTGGCGTATCTGTAAGATGAATCTCTACCTGCGCGGTATCGATGGTAACATTCAACTCGGGGATAGCATCCGAAACGATCGGTTCCCCAATCTTCGCGCAGATAAAGTCATCACCAACCCTCCGTTCAACATGAGCGAATGGGGGAAAGAAACGGTCTCTGATGATGATTCACGTTTTAAATATGGACTTCCTCCAGCTAATAATGCGAATTTCGCCTTCATTCAGCACATGATACACCACTTGGACGATGATGGTATGGCCGGGACTGTCATGGCTAATGGTTCAATGTCAGTACAGGGAACTGAAGGTGAAATTCGGCAACAGATTATTGAGGACGATCTCGTAGATGCCATTATTGCACTTCCCGAAAAGCTCTTTTATACGACTCAAATACCGGTTTGCCTATGGGTGATTAGCAAAGGTAAAGACTCCGACCAGTATAGAAATCGTTCTGAAGAAACATTATTTATCGACGCTCATGACCTATATGAATCACTTGACCGTACCACGAATCACCTGAACACCGACCATATTCACAAAGTCGCAGACACTGTACGGGCTTATCGAGGAGAAGACGGGGTTTCCGAATATGAGGACGAACTTGGATTTTGCAAGATAGCTACAGTAGATGAGATTGCCGACAATAATTATCTGCTCACACCTGGCCGGTACGTTGGTGTTGAGCAAGAAATTGGAGATGAAGTGCCGTTTGATGTGAAAATGGGTGAGCTCAGTTCAGAGCTTCGGGAAGAAATCCAGCGCTCGAACGAACTCCAACAAGGAATTGAAGAGACTCTTGAGGAGGTTGGATTTTGA
- a CDS encoding TATA-box-binding protein produces the protein MVKVVNVVSSGSLGIELDLEAVTQELNRVADYDPEKYPGAYIRLSESSLLITLYRTGKYIITGADSENEAKAIREEFLHVLSDHDILTSADDEWFSVQNYVCTADVGKQLNLSALAIGLGLEVTEYEPEQFPGLVYRPPEHDCVLLVFGSGQVVITGATDIEYAEQAFSDLQARIEDLF, from the coding sequence ATGGTAAAAGTCGTTAATGTTGTTTCATCGGGGTCTCTGGGGATAGAACTTGATCTGGAGGCAGTAACCCAAGAACTGAACAGAGTTGCCGACTATGACCCTGAGAAATATCCAGGGGCCTACATCCGACTCAGCGAATCCTCACTCCTCATCACGCTCTACCGGACTGGGAAGTACATCATAACAGGGGCAGACTCCGAAAACGAGGCTAAGGCTATCCGTGAAGAGTTCTTACACGTTCTAAGTGATCATGACATACTAACATCAGCGGACGACGAGTGGTTCAGTGTCCAGAACTACGTGTGTACCGCAGACGTGGGGAAACAACTGAATCTCTCGGCGTTGGCCATCGGGCTTGGGTTAGAGGTAACGGAATACGAGCCGGAACAATTCCCCGGATTAGTGTATCGCCCACCGGAGCATGATTGTGTTCTCTTGGTATTTGGTTCAGGACAGGTAGTAATAACCGGCGCAACCGACATAGAGTATGCTGAACAGGCGTTTTCAGATCTCCAAGCACGTATCGAGGACTTATTTTGA
- a CDS encoding DUF6908 domain-containing protein produces MKAVQEILAQLGIQSVEQMDVNESYTVEVPGYNDLAIEKVGQQQISVAHHYVQRCDLMCDPEIVFRVENGDWIPIEFTQHPRVYQRDEDGLQLNGFIKHWDQNLRQQGFVEAAEK; encoded by the coding sequence ATGAAGGCAGTACAAGAAATTCTTGCACAGTTAGGTATCCAATCAGTCGAGCAGATGGACGTCAACGAGAGCTACACCGTCGAAGTCCCCGGGTACAATGACTTGGCGATCGAAAAAGTCGGCCAACAGCAGATTAGCGTGGCTCATCATTACGTCCAGCGATGTGATCTGATGTGCGATCCTGAGATCGTCTTCCGTGTCGAAAACGGCGACTGGATCCCGATCGAATTCACGCAGCATCCACGAGTGTACCAACGTGACGAAGACGGTCTTCAGCTGAACGGATTCATCAAGCACTGGGATCAAAATCTCCGGCAACAAGGATTCGTAGAGGCCGCGGAAAAGTAA
- a CDS encoding DUF4268 domain-containing protein, which produces MGNFNDLDFRDLEKQDVREYWQHEAQEFTPWLAEEIRSDETSHLEDMLGLELDVVEIEKSVGKYSVDILARVEADGRNVVIENQLTQSDHDHLGKAIAYAAGIDADIIVWIAPRFNDEHRDAVQWLNSNSREGVDLFALRLEVWKIGESAPAFRLNPVDQPSEWKAKARRSEGELSEQAERREEFWTMFRNRIEQEQTPLSARKPGPRHYYSNPIGKSGFHISFLFDRKAEERGITLFVEDDEQAFWQLHEDKEQIEEELGHSLNWDEPEETRSGNMRSAIQLRTDGTLDDREMWDEHIKWFLEYGEHFHEVLGDRLQRL; this is translated from the coding sequence ATGGGAAATTTTAACGATCTCGATTTCCGCGATCTTGAGAAACAAGACGTTCGAGAGTACTGGCAGCATGAAGCCCAAGAGTTCACGCCGTGGTTGGCTGAGGAGATCCGATCCGACGAAACATCGCACCTAGAGGATATGCTCGGCCTAGAATTAGACGTGGTCGAGATTGAGAAGAGTGTCGGGAAATACAGCGTTGATATCCTCGCGCGAGTCGAAGCCGACGGACGCAACGTCGTGATTGAGAACCAGCTCACGCAATCCGATCACGACCATCTCGGCAAAGCCATCGCCTATGCTGCAGGCATAGACGCAGACATCATCGTCTGGATCGCCCCCCGATTCAACGATGAACACCGAGACGCCGTCCAGTGGTTGAATAGCAACAGCAGAGAAGGCGTGGACCTTTTCGCCCTCCGACTTGAAGTGTGGAAAATCGGTGAGTCCGCGCCAGCGTTCCGCCTTAACCCGGTTGACCAACCCAGTGAGTGGAAAGCCAAAGCACGACGTTCAGAGGGCGAACTCTCCGAACAGGCGGAACGCCGTGAAGAGTTCTGGACAATGTTCCGTAATCGAATTGAGCAGGAACAAACACCTCTCAGCGCACGGAAGCCAGGCCCCCGTCATTACTATTCAAATCCAATTGGTAAATCCGGGTTTCACATCTCTTTCCTCTTTGATCGGAAAGCGGAGGAACGTGGCATCACCCTCTTCGTCGAGGACGACGAGCAAGCGTTCTGGCAACTCCACGAGGACAAGGAGCAAATCGAAGAGGAGCTTGGTCACTCGCTCAATTGGGATGAACCTGAAGAGACACGGAGCGGGAATATGCGGAGTGCGATTCAACTCCGCACAGACGGTACGCTGGACGACCGGGAAATGTGGGACGAGCATATCAAGTGGTTTCTGGAATACGGCGAACATTTCCACGAGGTGCTCGGTGACCGTCTCCAGCGACTGTGA
- a CDS encoding HNH endonuclease codes for MSSSSQYPDNWDKLRKRVYKRDGYRCQSCGAGGGTNGDTVLHAHHKKPIANGGSHRMSNLTTLCPSCHNDEHEHDIQAWKDSSTNKSNSKTSSNRNRYYHTSDGRKRVNDWDWGSSAEEVLEEEKPEPAEVAFGIVIILIIGILVFIYFEIVLAAIAAFAILYLMTR; via the coding sequence GTGTCGTCCTCAAGCCAGTATCCCGATAACTGGGACAAGCTCCGCAAGCGAGTCTACAAGCGAGATGGGTACCGATGTCAAAGCTGTGGTGCTGGCGGTGGTACAAATGGTGACACAGTCCTTCATGCTCACCACAAGAAACCCATCGCAAATGGGGGCTCACATCGTATGTCGAATCTGACAACCCTCTGTCCCTCGTGCCACAATGACGAGCATGAGCACGACATTCAAGCATGGAAAGATTCCTCAACAAATAAATCTAACTCGAAAACGTCATCAAACCGAAATCGATATTACCACACTTCGGACGGTCGCAAGAGAGTTAATGACTGGGATTGGGGAAGCTCGGCTGAAGAAGTTCTGGAGGAGGAGAAGCCAGAACCGGCTGAAGTTGCATTCGGAATAGTGATAATTTTGATAATTGGGATCTTGGTGTTCATCTACTTTGAGATCGTTTTAGCGGCGATTGCAGCGTTTGCCATCTTGTATCTGATGACTCGTTAA
- a CDS encoding PDDEXK family nuclease → MPIDLGLWRVENDDSFKRVSSTKLDSEERLEEFLLQDPNVLGQPLLVIDRQITTPSGNRLDILAIDEAGDLHVVELKRDQSPRDVTAQVIDYASWVRHLDYQDVKKLYEASDEHDNTFEVGFDSAFYPTQDDAPSGPEDVNSQHMLTIVSSELDSSTERIIEYLSEEYEVPINAIRFNYYKEDGREYIARTWLKDPYESEEEEEEDARKPWNRFDFYANFGQNEYRRWEDGRKYGFITGGHGEWYHRTMGKAKEGKRIFVNHPGEGYIGVGIVTQEKTPAPEFMVDVEGEEDEIPITEAPLEGDLSKDSEDPDLREYLIGVDWIETRDIEDAFWEKGLYANQNTVTKLRDQQTLDRLYEVFGVSPQ, encoded by the coding sequence ATGCCGATTGATTTGGGACTCTGGCGGGTTGAGAACGACGACTCCTTCAAGCGAGTTTCATCCACAAAGTTAGACAGTGAAGAGCGTCTTGAAGAATTCCTCCTCCAGGACCCAAACGTGCTTGGTCAACCCCTTCTGGTCATCGACCGGCAAATAACGACCCCCAGCGGGAACCGTCTTGATATTTTGGCAATCGACGAGGCAGGCGACCTCCATGTGGTAGAATTGAAACGTGATCAATCACCGCGTGACGTCACGGCGCAGGTTATCGACTATGCATCCTGGGTTCGGCACCTAGACTATCAGGATGTGAAGAAGCTATACGAAGCCTCGGACGAACACGACAATACGTTCGAAGTAGGATTCGACTCTGCATTCTATCCTACACAAGATGATGCTCCCTCAGGACCTGAAGATGTGAACAGCCAGCACATGCTGACGATAGTTTCCTCGGAATTAGATAGTTCAACGGAACGTATTATTGAGTATCTCTCCGAAGAATACGAAGTTCCAATAAATGCGATCCGATTCAATTACTACAAAGAAGATGGGCGCGAATACATCGCCCGTACTTGGCTAAAAGACCCCTATGAATCGGAAGAAGAGGAAGAAGAAGACGCCCGGAAACCTTGGAACAGATTCGACTTTTACGCGAATTTCGGACAGAACGAGTACCGCAGATGGGAAGATGGTCGCAAGTACGGGTTCATCACTGGTGGTCACGGTGAGTGGTATCACCGAACGATGGGGAAAGCCAAAGAGGGAAAACGCATATTTGTCAATCATCCTGGAGAGGGATACATCGGTGTTGGTATAGTAACTCAAGAGAAGACACCGGCACCAGAGTTTATGGTTGATGTGGAAGGCGAGGAAGATGAAATTCCGATCACCGAAGCACCGCTTGAAGGTGACTTAAGCAAGGATTCCGAAGACCCCGACCTCCGGGAGTATCTCATCGGTGTCGATTGGATAGAGACGAGAGACATAGAAGACGCGTTCTGGGAGAAGGGGTTATACGCAAACCAGAATACGGTTACAAAATTACGAGACCAGCAGACACTTGACCGACTCTATGAGGTCTTCGGCGTTTCGCCTCAATAG
- a CDS encoding CRISPR-associated protein Cas4 yields MTFPDLNELLKSEFTDDDVSAATISLVDQIQSTSFDRWYRAQEFASNIQNGQPYFNGPSPVPDPIRHSPSQLLQCTRKIHYRQHNAPKETADPLGIFWVGEHVETDLILPYFQAVADDDVYVQNGIWVDFTVESRTGKLRLKGETDPVFVDAEGKPVLLTEIKTKDSIEHLDSPNDHHLAQAHAYMCGLTQKFDRRITDALLVYVDRSTLDLKSFHTKFDDKFWKDTVLDWAAAHTEYQMDEELPPADPEYEWECRFCSYRVRCGRGNTSHQDHGSSGLLIGYDGYPREAVIEYLEENPDQFLTPSIARKYPDLAEEYGVMNWYCDGCSSDVGWDEVDPNGDPLCPNCADKGEISSLSLSGRGR; encoded by the coding sequence ATGACGTTCCCAGATCTGAATGAACTACTCAAATCTGAATTCACGGATGACGATGTCTCCGCTGCGACCATAAGCTTAGTTGATCAGATACAGAGTACTTCATTTGACCGATGGTACCGTGCACAGGAGTTCGCCTCCAATATTCAGAACGGGCAGCCGTACTTCAATGGTCCCAGTCCAGTTCCTGATCCGATCCGTCATAGCCCGAGTCAACTCCTGCAATGCACTCGCAAAATCCACTACAGACAGCACAACGCTCCGAAAGAGACTGCAGACCCGTTAGGCATCTTTTGGGTAGGCGAACACGTAGAAACCGACCTAATCCTTCCGTACTTCCAAGCCGTTGCTGACGACGACGTATACGTCCAGAACGGTATTTGGGTTGACTTCACGGTTGAATCTCGGACTGGGAAACTGCGTCTCAAAGGCGAAACCGACCCCGTTTTTGTTGATGCGGAAGGCAAACCGGTTCTGCTGACCGAAATCAAAACGAAAGATTCTATCGAACATCTCGACTCACCAAATGACCACCATCTCGCACAGGCGCACGCCTACATGTGTGGTTTGACACAGAAATTCGACCGCCGGATTACTGACGCGTTGCTCGTCTACGTGGATCGCTCAACTTTGGATCTCAAGTCGTTCCATACGAAATTCGACGACAAATTTTGGAAAGACACGGTCTTGGACTGGGCCGCAGCGCACACCGAGTACCAAATGGACGAAGAATTGCCACCTGCTGATCCCGAGTACGAGTGGGAATGCCGGTTCTGCTCTTATCGAGTTCGATGCGGGCGAGGCAACACGTCTCATCAAGACCACGGTTCGAGCGGGTTGCTCATCGGATATGATGGCTACCCACGTGAGGCCGTAATCGAGTATCTTGAGGAAAACCCAGATCAATTCCTGACACCGTCGATAGCGCGGAAATATCCCGATCTTGCAGAGGAATACGGTGTGATGAACTGGTACTGCGATGGGTGTTCCTCCGATGTTGGTTGGGATGAAGTTGACCCAAATGGCGATCCATTGTGCCCCAATTGCGCTGACAAGGGGGAGATATCGTCTCTTTCGCTTTCAGGGAGGGGACGATGA